In Humulus lupulus chromosome 7, drHumLupu1.1, whole genome shotgun sequence, the following are encoded in one genomic region:
- the LOC133788632 gene encoding protein SOSEKI 3 encodes MDARMKKYRQVSPERAKVWTEKSPKYHQNRKVPVVYYLCRNRQLEHPHFMEVPISSPDGLYLRDMIERLNVLRGRGMSNMYSWSSKRSYKNGFVWHDLSEDDLIHPAHGNEYVLKGSELFEDSNSDRFSPVVNVKMQSLNLKQLPGPTSCRSQDDSSSSSSLNGKETKHSQEEELSPPVKSPGSSAVSPESRAGKISSTWSNSLSLTEYKIYKTDGSADASTQTEENVGRSKVRETCTRGVSTDDGSLEPDCSESYQNQILRGKDNMEICSDSVSPPPSTSSASSSGGKTETLESLIRADASKMNSFRILEEEDIRMPNNARIKASSVLMQLISCGSISVKDHGLGLIPSYKPRFSHSKFSPFFSSSIMMGELDCLSENPKFMGLRMEDKEYFSGSLIETKLLKEDGHTTLKRSSSYNADRTCKQLESNEDNEESTSGRSKCIPRSIKASLTKQPRCESMRSPASDRPRNSSDGIDGSKIISPSASNGASKRITEPSAKRESKRLDSFREEEKMIKIEERLASGARVIIQSKAPCHTTTVGST; translated from the exons ATGGACGCGAGGATGAAGAAGTACCGGCAAGTGAGTCCGGAGAGAGCGAAAGTGTGGACGGAGAAGTCTCCAAAGTACCATCAGAATCGGAAAGTCCCTGTGGTTTACTACCTCTGCAGAAATCGTCAGCTTGAGCATCCTCATTTCATGGAGGTTCCTATTTCGTCTCCGGACGGGCTTTATCTTAGAG ATATGATTGAGAGGCTTAATGTTTTGAGAGGCAGAGGAATGTCTAACATGTATTCATGGTCTTCGAAAAG AAGCTATAAGAATGGATTTGTTTGGCATGATCTCAGTGAAGACGATCTAATTCACCCTGCCCATGGCAACGAGTACGTTCTCAAAGGCTCAGAGCTCTTTGAAGATTCTAATTCAG atcGGTTCAGCCCCGTTGTGAATGTGAAAATGCAGAGCTTAAATTTGAAACAATTACCAGGACCTACATCTTGTAGAAGCCAAGACGATTCTTCATCTTCATCCAGTCTAAATGGGAAGGAAACCAAGCATTCTCAAGAGGAGGAACTCTCCCCTCCAGTTAAAAGTCCTGGCTCTTCAGCTGTTTCTCCAGAGTCAAGAGCTGGGAAGATTTCTTCCACATGGTCGAATTCACTGAGCTTGACTGAGTACAAAATTTACAAGACTGATGGTTCAGCCGATGCTTCAACACAGACAGAGGAAAATGTGGGTAGATCAAAAGTGCGTGAAACTTGTACTAGAGGTGTTTCAACTGATGATGGCTCATTAGAGCCTGACTGTAGTGAGAGTTATCAAAATCAGATTCTGAGGGGAAAAGATAACATGGAAATTTGCAGTGATTCAGTTTCACCTCCTCCATCCACCTCTAGTGCCTCATCCTCTGGTGGGAAGACTGAAACCTTAGAATCTTTGATTAGAGCTGATGCTAGTAAGATGAATAGTTTCAGAATTCTTGAAGAGGAAGACATTCGGATGCCAAACAATGCAAGGATCAAGGCTTCAAGTGTTTTGATGCAACTCATATCGTGTGGCTCAATTTCAGTTAAAGATCATGGTCTTGGCCTCATTCCTTCGTACAAACCAAGGTTTTCTCATTCAAAGTTCTCTCCCTTTTTCTCTAGTTCGATTATGATGGGGGAGCTTGATTGCCTGTCAGAGAATCCAAAGTTTATGGGTTTAAGAATGGAAGATAAAGAATATTTCAGTGGGAGCTTGATAGAGACGAAATTGCTCAAAGAAGATGGTCATACAACTCTGAAGCGTTCATCGTCATATAATGCGGACAG GACATGTAAGCAATTAGAATCAAATGAGGATAATGAAGAGTCTACCTCAGGGCGTTCAAAATGCATCCCAAGATCGATCAAGGCTTCACTAACAAAGCAACCACGATGTGAATCTATGAGATCCCCAGCTTCCGATAGACCAAGAAACTCTTCTGATGGTATTGATGGCTCGAAGATCATTTCTCCAAGCGCATCCAATGGTGCTAGTAAAAGAATTACAGAACCTTCAGCCAAAAGGGAGTCGAAAAGACTAGATTCTTTTAGGGAGGAGGAGAAGATGATTAAGATTGAAGAAAG GCTTGCTTCAGGAGCTAGGGTTATAATCCAGTCCAAAGCGCCGTGCCATACGACCACAGTTGGCAGCACGTAG